In Arachis stenosperma cultivar V10309 chromosome 1, arast.V10309.gnm1.PFL2, whole genome shotgun sequence, one DNA window encodes the following:
- the LOC130974552 gene encoding uncharacterized protein LOC130974552, whose product MSLSDLKNIILEKLGVLGCKWVKKLFYKIPMAVVSTGVQYETFPVKSDEDIRVLFYCVRSFPEIRIHELFAKLEVGVDSSGASAPVPCVASAGGASSSMPAVRPHLPPVQSPSFAADLEQTEVVGSVPLEHAAVIEPPNVVGTGGGLVPYVEDFGGPDQVENAMRDDGSDEEPVDIDGDSDENTGGDPDAQHRPSSSASHQYPPHFSTLDLEALGQQEDSGNRVGRSSTEFEIRQSFQSKDEAVLSVKDYSIRRGVEYRVIESDHLKYHGKCKEFGKGCTWLIRVALRARKGTWEVRRYNGPHTCLATSISSDHRQLDYNVICARILPMVRADAAVTIKVLQQATEADYGFRPSYRKVWLAKQKAVAEIYGDWEESYAELPRWMLGIEATMPGTITVLKTSPVQIGGAVDESRVYFHRLFWTFPPCVEAFRHCKPLVSIDGTHLYGKYGGTLLLAIAQDRNSNILPIAFALVEGENAESWSFFLSNLREHVTPQEGILVISDRHNGIKAALEAPENGWLPPRAFRAYCIRHVAANFALTFKGKDSRRLLVNAAYAKTEGEFYYWFDIMRTENPAMCDWANRMEYDKWTQHEDAGRRFGHMTTNISECVNSVLKGTRNLPVTSLVKSTYGRLAQLFVVRGQTAEAQLGAGHEFCQALVKAIDRNLRDSRCFTVTLYDRHQLEYTVAETTPTGSFSLGSYRVSLKDHRCDCGHFQALHYPCCHAIACCAYSRLNWASYVHEVYRMTEVFNVYNHGFLPPIPEGLWPPYGGPTIIPDPNLRRAKEGRPKSTRIRGSMDQSQQNQPKRCGLCRQPGHTRRNCQQRSQSGGGDA is encoded by the coding sequence ATGAGTTTGTCGGACTTGAAGAACATCATCTTGGAGAAGCTTGGCGTGTTGGGTTGCAAGTGGGTGAAGAAActattctacaagattcccATGGCGGTTGTCTCGACCGGTGTTCAGTACGAAACCTTTCCCGTTAAGTCTGATGAAGATATTCGGGTTCTCTTCTACTGCGTAAGGAGTTTTCCGGAGATCAGAATCCATGAGTTGTTTGCGAAGTTGGAGGTTGGCGTCGATAGTTCTGGGGCATCCGCTCCAGTTCCTTGCGTAGCTTCCGCGGGTGGTGCATCTAGTTCGATGCCTGCGGTCAGACCGCATCTTCCTCCGGTTCAATCACCTTCTTTTGCGGCTGACTTAGAACAAACGGAGGTTGTCGGTTCTGTCCCTTTGGAGCATGCAGCAGTCATTGAGCCTCCCAACGTAGTGGGTACCGGTGGTGGCCTCGTGCCTTATGTTGAAGACTTTGGTGGACCTGATCAAGTAGAGAATGCAATGCGTGACGATGGATCTGACGAGGAGCCTGTTGATATCGATGGTGACAGCGACGAAAACACAGGCGGCGATCCTGATGCGCAACATCGGCCTTCAAGTTCTGCTTCTCATCAATACCCTCCACACTTCTCGACACTAGACTTGGAAGCTCTTGGTCAACAGGAAGACAGCGGTAACAGAGTGGGTAGATCTTCTACAGAATTCGAGATTAGGCAATCTTTCCAGAGTAAAGATGAAGCTGTGCTCAGTGTGAAGGACTATAGCATCCGGCGAGGTGTTGAGTACAGAGTCATCGAATCGGATCATTTGAAGTATCATGGAAAATGCAAGGAATTCGGCAAGGGTTGCACTTGGTTGATTCGTGTAGCGCTTCGTGCACGAAAGGGAACTTGGGAGGTTAGGAGGTACAACGGGCCACACACGTGCCTCGCAACTTCTATTTCAAGTGATCACCGTCAGCTGGATTATAACGTTATATGTGCGAGGATTCTTCCTATGGTTAGGGCGGATGCTGCGGTTACGATAAAGGTACTTCAACAAGCGACAGAAGCTGATTACGGTTTCAGGCCTAGTTACAGGAAGGTCTGGTTGGCTAAGCAGAAGGCTGTGGCTGAAATATATGGAGATTGGGAAGAGTCTTACGCGGAGTTGCCCCGTTGGATGCTAGGGATCGAGGCAACAATGCCGGGAACAATCACGGTGCTGAAGACGTCTCCGGTTCAGATTGGTGGTGCTGTTGATGAGTCGAGGGTGTACTTTCACCGACTTTTCTGGACATTTCCTCCCTGTGTCGAGGCATTCCGGCACTGCAAGCCACTCGTCAGTATTGACGGTACCCACTTGTATGGGAAGTATGGAGGGACGCTCCTGTTGGCGATAGCTCAGGACAGAAACTCGAACATCCTGCCGATAGCATTCGCCCTTGTAGAGGGGGAAAATGCAGAGTCGTGGTCATTCTTTTTGTCCAACCTACGAGAGCATGTGACTCCTCAGGAGGGTATCCTAGTTATCTCAGACAGGCATAATGGGATCAAGGCGGCCCTTGAGGCACCTGAGAATGGATGGCTGCCTCCTCGTGCATTCCGGGCCTACTGTATAAGGCATGTGGCAGCGAATTTCGCCCTAACGTTCAAAGGTAAGGACTCAAGGAGGTTACTGGTCAATGCTGCCTACGCCAAGACTGAGGGTGAGTTTTACTACTGGTTCGACATCATGCGGACTGAGAATCCAGCAATGTGTGACTGGGCCAACCGTATGGAGTATGACAAATGGACCCAACATGAGGATGCTGGTCGACGGTTCGGGCACATGACCACAAACATCAGTGAATGTGTGAACTCCGTGCTAAAGGGTACTCGCAACCTCCCTGTCACATCATTGGTTAAGTCAACCTACGGGAGGCTTGCTCAGCTATTTGTGGTCCGGGGTCAGACAGCAGAGGCACAACTCGGAGCCGGCCATGAGTTCTGTCAGGCATTGGTCAAGGCTATTGATCGGAACCTTAGAGACTCCAGGTGCTTTACTGTGACATTATACGACAGGCATCAACTAGAGTACACCGTGGCTGAGACAACACCAACGGGGTCGTTCTCTCTTGGTAGCTATAGAGTTTCCCTTAAAGATCACCGATGCGACTGTGGGCACTTCCAGGCGCTGCATTATCCATGTTGCCACGCCATTGCCTGTTGCGCCTACTCCCGGCTAAACTGGGCGTCCTATGTTCATGAAGTGTATCGTATGACTGAGGTGTTCAACGTTTACAATCATGGGTTTCTCCCACCTATTCCTGAAGGCCTGTGGCCTCCATATGGTGGCCCAACCATTATTCCTGACCCTAATCTGCGGCGTGCAAAGGAAGGCCGTCCAAAGTCAACCAGGATCCGAGGAAGCATGGATCAGTCTCAACAGAATCAGCCCAAGCGTTGTGGGTTATGCCGTCAGCCCGGGCATACGCGAAGGAACTGTCAGCAGCGATCACAAAGTGGTGGAGGGGATGCGTAG
- the LOC130960306 gene encoding spermidine coumaroyl-CoA acyltransferase-like has protein sequence MAPLIVDMKDVVFIKPSKSTPSSILSLSTLDHRPDLNMLCHIIQVYKSQKHDAYPNDQIDPNPINVIKKSLSMALFYYYPLAGKIVKHDDGKFRVHCNSNDSVPFIEAIANCNLSSLHYLDGIDDMEVAKQLAFELPSQDDESGHHYPLGFKVTKFLCGGFTIGIGVSHVVCDGFGVSQFLHAIIELARGRNEPSIKPVWERERLMGSITEMPLPSPIDDASAAVSPYLPTTTLVHECFKVDGESIRRLKMRLIKEFTNHNNIKTMKEIFTNFESLTAYIWRSRARALKLNHDGKTMLGILVGARRHLDPPLPEGYYGNAIVDANVVLSVKELMEKPLSQVVKHIKEIKKVAFTRNYITDSINTLVTKEQDFNVEGIGAYFNVTDWKHLGFLENMDFGGNVLVNSLPAPCNMFAAVDLCIFAPPSKLDSSMKDEGVRVFVSLPNAAMPKFREEMEALSLLNNI, from the coding sequence ATGGCACCTCTCATTGTGGATATGAAAGATGTTGTATTTATCAAACCATCTAAGTCTACACCTTCCTCTATTCTCTCTCTATCCACACTTGATCATAGACCTGACCTTAATATGTTATGCCATATCATTCAAGTTTACAAATCACAAAAACATGATGCTTACCCAAATGACCAAATTGACCCTAACCCTATTAATGTGATAAAAAAATCACTCTCAATGGCCTTGTTCTATTACTACCCTCTTGCTGGGAAGATAGTTAAACATGATGATGGGAAGTTTAGAGTTCATTGCAATTCCAATGATAGTGTTCCATTTATAGAAGCAATTGCTAATTGCAatctttcttctcttcattACCTTGATGGTATTGATGACATGGAAGTTGCAAAACAATTGGCCTTTGAGCTTCCTTCACAAGATGATGAAAGTGGACATCATTACCCTTTAGGGTTCAAGGTGACCAAATTTCTATGTGGAGGATTCACAATTGGAATTGGGGTCTCACATGTTGTATGTGATGGATTTGGAGTCTCTCAATTTCTTCATGCCATAATTGAGTTAGCAAGAGGAAGAAATGAGCCATCAATAAAGCCTGTTTGGGAAAGGGAGAGGTTGATGGGGTCAATTACCGAAATGCCCTTGCCGAGTCCTATCGATGATGCCTCGGCCGCCGTTTCACCATATCTTCCGACCACAACACTCGTGCATGAATGCTTTAAGGTGGATGGTGAGAGTATAAGAAGACTCAAAATGAGATTGATCAAAGAATTTACTAATCACAATAATATTAAGACTATGAAAGAAATTTTCACAAATTTTGAGTCACTCACTGCTTATATTTGGAGGTCAAGGGCTAGAGCCTTGAAACTAAACCATGATGGGAAAACTATGCTAGGCATATTAGTTGGTGCAAGAAGACATTTGGATCCACCTTTGCCTGAAGGGTATTATGGGAATGCAATTGTGGATGCAAATGTTGTCCTTTCCGTTAAGGAACTCATGGAGAAACCACTCTCACAAGTTGTGAAGCACATCAAAGAGATCAAGAAAGTTGCTTTTACTAGAAACTATATCACGGATTCAATCAACACTTTGGTGACAAAAGAACAAGATTTTAATGTGGAAGGTATTGGTGCATATTTTAATGTGACCGATTGGAAACATTTGGGTTTCTTGGAAAACATGGATTTTGGGGGGAATGTTCTAGTGAATTCTTTACCAGCACCATGCAACATGTTTGCCGCAGTGGatttgtgcatttttgcacCTCCTAGTAAGTTGGATTCATCAATGAAAGATGAAGGAGTTAGGGTTTTTGTGTCTCTCCCTAATGCTGCCATGCCCAAATTCAGGGAGGAGATGGAAGCTCTTAGTCTTCTTAATAACATTTGA